A single region of the Fusobacterium sp. FSA-380-WT-3A genome encodes:
- a CDS encoding MATE family efflux transporter — MKDYLRYVKEILKLALPAVGEMILYMLVWVFDTMMVGHYGGKYSVAAVGFSSEIMYTVMNTLIGMGLSVSMTSIIARGLGAKDEKKTIKFANQGFNIGFIIALTVSSTYFIFARNILNFLGAEKEIIGMASSYIRICSVGMFFTMLGNLFSGIYRGCKDTRTPLYGAMIVNCVNLVLDYLLIYGKFGLPELGVKGAAIATSTAGISCFTFLFFRLKKLPIKLKFFSKVDKKILKEILRFSIPASLQEGSFSIGKLMGVVIVMSLGSLAFSANQISVTIESISFMPGWGFSLACTALTGYCVGDGDFVKAKKYINTTAILSGIIMGTFGIIFFFFSKDIIKLFIKSDEIEVIKLGALCLQIGCFQQIGTSLGMTFSGAFKGMGDSKTPFKVSFVCNWLIRLPLMYYFLYLNRKPITYFWWITVLQWNLEAITLFICYRFKIKNLIKMRERCKANICEVE, encoded by the coding sequence GTGAAAGATTATTTAAGATATGTAAAAGAAATTTTAAAGTTGGCTCTTCCAGCTGTTGGAGAGATGATACTTTATATGTTGGTTTGGGTATTTGATACTATGATGGTGGGACATTATGGAGGGAAATATTCAGTAGCAGCTGTAGGATTTTCATCAGAAATTATGTATACTGTAATGAATACTCTTATAGGGATGGGACTGTCAGTATCTATGACTTCTATTATAGCTAGAGGTCTTGGAGCTAAAGATGAGAAAAAAACTATAAAGTTTGCTAATCAAGGGTTTAATATAGGATTTATTATAGCTTTAACAGTTTCTTCTACATATTTTATTTTTGCAAGAAATATTTTAAATTTTTTAGGAGCTGAAAAAGAAATAATAGGAATGGCAAGTTCTTATATAAGAATTTGTTCAGTTGGAATGTTTTTTACTATGTTAGGAAATCTATTTAGTGGAATATATAGAGGATGTAAGGATACAAGAACTCCTCTTTATGGAGCTATGATAGTAAATTGTGTAAATTTAGTTCTTGATTATTTATTAATTTATGGAAAGTTTGGTTTACCAGAATTAGGAGTAAAAGGAGCAGCTATAGCTACTTCTACTGCTGGAATATCATGTTTTACTTTCTTATTTTTTAGATTAAAAAAACTTCCTATAAAATTAAAATTTTTCTCAAAAGTGGATAAAAAAATTCTTAAAGAAATTCTTAGATTTTCTATACCAGCTTCTTTACAAGAAGGTTCTTTTAGTATTGGAAAATTAATGGGTGTTGTTATAGTTATGTCTTTAGGAAGTTTAGCCTTTTCAGCAAATCAAATTTCAGTTACCATAGAAAGCATAAGTTTTATGCCTGGTTGGGGATTTTCTTTAGCTTGTACAGCTTTAACAGGGTATTGTGTTGGAGATGGAGATTTTGTAAAAGCCAAAAAATATATAAATACTACAGCAATTTTATCAGGGATTATAATGGGAACTTTTGGAATTATATTTTTCTTTTTTTCAAAAGATATAATAAAATTATTTATAAAAAGTGATGAAATAGAAGTAATAAAATTAGGGGCTCTTTGTTTACAAATAGGTTGTTTTCAACAAATAGGTACTTCATTAGGAATGACTTTTTCTGGAGCTTTTAAAGGGATGGGAGATTCTAAAACTCCATTTAAAGTAAGTTTTGTCTGTAATTGGTTAATAAGACTTCCTCTTATGTATTATTTCTTGTATCTAAATAGAAAACCAATAACTTATTTCTGGTGGATAACAGTACTACAATGGAATTTAGAAGCTATAACATTGTTTATTTGCTATAGATTTAAAATAAAAAATCTTATAAAAATGAGAGAAAGATGCAAAGCTAATATTTGTGAGGTGGAATAA
- a CDS encoding tRNA1(Val) (adenine(37)-N6)-methyltransferase codes for MLLHENEVINNLLNKNLKIIQRNDYFNFSLDSLLISNFISLGKGVNKVVDLGTGNGAIPLFLSERTKAKIKGLEIQEVSANLAKRNVQLNNLEEQIEIINDDMKNWKKYFNHGSQDAVITNPPFFKFNGNPEFLNDLDQLTFARHEITITLEEIIQIASCLLKDKGYFTMVHRPDRMLEILDLMRKYGISPKKLRFCHTKLDKQAKILLIEGIKFGKDSMTILPPLVAHDEDGNYSQEVLKMFEPINNK; via the coding sequence ATGTTGTTGCATGAAAATGAAGTTATTAATAATCTTCTAAATAAAAATCTAAAAATTATTCAAAGAAATGACTATTTCAATTTTTCTTTAGATTCTCTTTTAATCTCAAATTTTATTTCTCTAGGAAAGGGAGTTAATAAAGTTGTTGATTTAGGTACAGGTAATGGAGCTATTCCTCTTTTTCTTTCTGAAAGAACTAAAGCTAAAATAAAGGGGCTTGAGATTCAAGAAGTTTCAGCAAATCTTGCTAAAAGAAATGTTCAATTAAATAATTTAGAAGAACAAATTGAGATTATTAATGATGATATGAAAAATTGGAAAAAATATTTTAATCATGGTTCTCAAGATGCTGTTATAACAAATCCTCCATTTTTTAAATTTAATGGAAATCCTGAATTTTTAAATGACCTTGACCAACTTACTTTTGCTCGTCATGAAATAACTATAACTTTAGAAGAAATTATACAAATTGCCTCTTGCTTACTTAAAGATAAAGGATATTTTACTATGGTCCATAGACCAGATAGAATGTTAGAAATTTTAGATTTAATGAGAAAATATGGAATTTCTCCAAAAAAACTTAGATTTTGTCATACAAAATTAGATAAACAAGCTAAGATTTTATTAATAGAAGGAATAAAATTTGGAAAAGATTCTATGACAATATTACCTCCTTTAGTTGCTCATGATGAAGATGGGAATTATTCTCAAGAAGTTCTAAAAATGTTTGAACCAATTAATAATAAATAA
- a CDS encoding histidinol-phosphatase HisJ family protein, producing MFYSDYHIHSRFSGDSNEDLIKIIEKSTELGLEEIAITDHLEHGMEDLSSAWNINLDEYAKEILKLKEIYKDKIKIKFGIEAGIQPHTLDFYNEKISKYPLDFVIASTHGINSIDLAFGILQAGKTRDEMQEFYFKTVLENVKKFQNYCVYGHIDFITRYGGPKFRGMDIGKHMEVIDEILKEIISRGKGIEINTSGFRYGEDRVYPDFPILKRYFELGGEILTIGSDSHQKEYITKDFKIAYEMLEKLDVKYITSFEKMNPSFIKIR from the coding sequence ATGTTTTATAGTGATTATCATATTCATAGTAGATTTTCAGGAGATTCAAATGAAGATTTAATAAAAATTATAGAAAAATCTACAGAATTAGGATTGGAAGAGATAGCAATAACAGACCATTTAGAACATGGAATGGAAGATTTGAGTAGTGCTTGGAATATTAATTTAGATGAATATGCAAAAGAAATTTTAAAATTAAAAGAGATATATAAAGATAAAATAAAAATAAAATTTGGTATAGAAGCTGGAATACAACCACATACTTTAGATTTTTATAACGAAAAAATATCCAAATATCCTTTAGATTTTGTAATAGCTTCGACACATGGAATAAACAGTATTGACTTAGCTTTTGGAATACTACAAGCTGGAAAAACTAGAGATGAAATGCAAGAATTTTATTTTAAAACTGTTTTAGAGAATGTAAAAAAATTTCAAAACTATTGTGTTTATGGGCATATAGACTTTATAACAAGATATGGTGGACCTAAGTTTAGAGGAATGGATATAGGAAAACATATGGAAGTTATAGATGAAATATTAAAAGAGATTATTTCTAGAGGAAAAGGGATAGAGATTAATACCTCAGGATTTAGATATGGAGAAGATAGAGTTTATCCAGATTTTCCAATTTTAAAAAGATATTTTGAATTAGGTGGAGAGATATTAACAATAGGTTCTGACTCACATCAAAAAGAGTATATTACAAAAGATTTTAAAATAGCCTATGAAATGTTAGAAAAATTAGATGTAAAATATATAACATCATTTGAAAAAATGAATCCTAGTTTTATAAAAATAAGATAA
- a CDS encoding DUF1846 domain-containing protein: MKIGFDHNKYLEEQSKFILERVNNYDKLYLEFGGKLFFDLHAKRVLPGFDENAKIKLLQRLKEKVEVIICVYAGDIERNKIRGDFGITYDMDVLKLIDDLRDYELEVNSVVITRFEDQPATKVFINKLEHRGIKVYKHRTTKGYPTDVDTIVSEEGYGKNPYIETTKPIVVVTAPGPGSGKLATCLNQLYHEGKKGIKAGYSKFETFPVWNVPLKHPLNIAYEAATVDLKDVNMIDPFHLESYGLTAVNYNRDIEAFPVLKRIIERITGNPSEYKSPTDMGVNRVGYGIIDDEVVRKASEQEIIRRYLNAGCEYKKGYIDQETFQRARMIMEGLQLKEEDREVLVAARKRLEKIKKIDKEASSSAVAIQLDDGTIITGKGSTTMCAAASALLNSIKHLAGLEDEVHLLSQETLEPIMNLKIKNFGSKKPTLNCEEVLIALSICAVTDERAKKAIDQLNNLKGSQAHSTIILGKVDEQLLRKLGIDVTCDMVFPTENLYYNEL, encoded by the coding sequence ATGAAAATAGGATTTGATCATAATAAATACCTTGAGGAACAATCTAAATTTATACTAGAGAGAGTTAATAATTATGATAAGTTATATTTGGAATTTGGAGGAAAACTTTTCTTCGATTTACATGCAAAAAGAGTTTTACCTGGGTTTGATGAAAATGCTAAAATTAAATTATTACAGAGATTAAAAGAAAAAGTAGAAGTTATTATATGTGTTTATGCTGGTGATATTGAAAGAAATAAAATAAGAGGAGACTTTGGTATCACTTACGATATGGATGTGCTAAAGTTAATAGATGATTTAAGAGATTATGAATTAGAAGTTAATAGTGTTGTTATTACAAGATTTGAAGACCAACCAGCTACAAAAGTATTTATAAATAAATTAGAACATAGAGGAATAAAAGTTTATAAACACAGAACAACAAAAGGTTATCCTACAGATGTAGATACGATAGTTAGTGAGGAAGGATATGGGAAAAATCCTTATATAGAAACAACTAAACCAATAGTAGTTGTTACAGCTCCAGGACCTGGAAGTGGAAAATTAGCTACTTGTTTAAATCAATTATATCATGAAGGAAAAAAAGGAATAAAAGCAGGATATTCAAAATTTGAAACTTTCCCTGTTTGGAATGTACCTTTAAAACATCCTTTAAACATAGCTTATGAAGCAGCAACTGTTGATTTAAAAGATGTAAATATGATAGACCCATTCCACTTAGAAAGTTATGGACTTACTGCTGTAAACTATAATAGAGATATTGAAGCATTTCCTGTTTTAAAAAGAATAATTGAAAGAATAACAGGAAATCCATCTGAATATAAATCTCCAACAGATATGGGAGTTAATAGAGTAGGATATGGAATAATCGATGATGAAGTAGTAAGAAAAGCTTCTGAACAAGAAATTATAAGAAGATATTTAAATGCTGGTTGTGAATATAAAAAAGGATATATTGACCAAGAAACTTTCCAAAGAGCTAGAATGATAATGGAAGGATTACAATTAAAAGAAGAGGATAGAGAAGTTTTAGTAGCAGCTAGAAAACGTCTTGAAAAAATTAAAAAAATAGATAAAGAAGCTAGTTCTTCAGCTGTGGCTATCCAATTAGATGATGGTACAATAATTACAGGAAAAGGTTCTACAACTATGTGTGCAGCAGCTTCAGCTCTATTAAATTCTATAAAACATTTAGCTGGCTTAGAAGATGAAGTTCATTTATTATCTCAAGAAACTTTAGAGCCTATAATGAATTTAAAAATTAAGAACTTTGGAAGTAAAAAGCCAACTCTTAATTGTGAAGAAGTTTTAATTGCTTTAAGTATTTGTGCTGTGACAGATGAGAGAGCTAAAAAAGCAATAGACCAATTAAATAACTTAAAAGGTTCTCAAGCCCATTCTACAATAATTCTAGGAAAAGTAGATGAACAACTTTTAAGAAAATTAGGTATTGATGTTACTTGTGATATGGTTTTCCCAACAGAAAACTTATATTATAATGAATTATAA
- a CDS encoding flavin reductase family protein translates to MKKIGFKGSVILNPVPVVLISSKNSEGKENVFTVAWTGTVCTKPPMLSISIRPERLSYEYIKETMVFTVNLPPKKLTEKVDFCGVRSGRTNDKIKEMGFTMIPSDNVDCSYIEECPINIECKVKDIISLGTHDLFLAEVVGSHVDENLLDENGKIHFENAELINYCHGEYFPMSKKVLGTFGFSVMKEKTKIKKGMKNKRDVSISNKIDEKSKKRKYGNRIKKKNASNK, encoded by the coding sequence GTTTTAAAGGGAGTGTTATTTTAAATCCTGTACCAGTAGTATTGATTAGTAGTAAAAATTCAGAAGGAAAAGAAAATGTTTTTACAGTAGCATGGACAGGGACAGTTTGTACAAAACCTCCCATGCTTTCAATATCAATAAGACCAGAAAGATTATCTTATGAGTATATAAAAGAAACTATGGTATTTACCGTTAACTTACCACCAAAAAAACTTACAGAAAAAGTAGATTTTTGTGGAGTTCGTTCAGGAAGAACAAATGACAAAATTAAAGAGATGGGATTTACTATGATACCTAGTGATAATGTTGATTGTTCATATATTGAAGAGTGTCCAATTAATATTGAATGTAAAGTAAAAGATATAATTTCATTAGGAACTCATGATTTATTTTTAGCTGAAGTAGTAGGTTCGCATGTTGATGAAAATTTATTAGATGAAAATGGAAAAATTCATTTTGAAAATGCAGAACTTATTAATTATTGTCATGGAGAATATTTTCCAATGTCTAAAAAAGTTTTAGGAACTTTTGGATTTTCTGTAATGAAAGAAAAAACAAAAATAAAAAAAGGAATGAAAAATAAAAGAGATGTTTCTATTTCAAATAAAATAGATGAAAAATCTAAAAAAAGAAAGTATGGGAATAGAATAAAAAAGAAAAATGCTTCAAATAAATAA